The nucleotide window TTTGAGCTCAGAAGTGTATTTACctacaaaacaagtaatgtttttatttttgtaaaacttaaaacggggacactagacctagagctgttcttattaggggctgagcctagacccacccctgctgctacttcctactccactacacctcaagatagaaagtcctaatatttcaagataaaaaaaatccatccttatacttcaagataaaaagtcctaatattttaagataaaaagtcctaatatttcaagatataaagtcttaatatttcaaaatataaagtcctaatagtcctaatatttcaggatagaaagtcctaatatttcaagatagaaagtcttaatatttcaagatagaacatCTCAATATTtcgtaatgttgtaatgtttagtctactgaactactgacaggttttgctttactgctcaaggcttgtttctgcaacagctccttgagaatcagatacaacaaaaactactgaggacatattttcctttgacaatggtgcagtattaaacgagatcgctgcagtcggcagtagagaaacaagctgcagcgtgagttaatgggataattgtccagcttgtatttacgttcataaaagtgcttgtttagctgctaacagactcagattaatattctaagtgtctgacaacattatgggaaggatttctaaggaggtcgacctttctgttaaagattaagatcctttttaaaacataaaagtccgcgaaattgcgttcgctaaacgcaccagactccatgtaaataatcagtgattttagcattgtaacacacggcttctaaaacctctctgagcaccgctggctctggctgcctggagcctgcgtgtgttgggtgtgtgattatcggctacgttttgttagtattttctttctttcattccaatttcgggtctttcagtcacactgaaaaaaccggggacatttccggggacagatccagccggggacaagtagtcaaaatcggggactgtccccggaaaccggggacgtctggtcaccctaagcTACAGTGCATTGGAGAGCTTATGTGGAAAATGTCAcagctttgacaaaaaaaacttttctttattctttggCAAAAGATCAATCTTAAAtataatttcaaaaaaatatttacacccACAACATACATTGATACTTATCACACTGTTAAGAAAGCTGCTTATACATTCAAAGTAGATCAAAGTTTGTAGAACTTTTGGATTGTAAAGGGGAACTGTGATCTGTAATGGCTCAACTGTTTCCCTTCATTAATTTTCTTCTTCAAGCAATGGCTGTGGGAGAGAGCAGATAAAGATAATTATGAAATacttcattaaaataaatcctCTAATCTCTTTTCAACTGCACTGATTTTCTCACCGTGTAAGCCAGAACCTCAGGACTGGAGTCTGGTCGCTGCCATTTGTGGTTGGACAAAATCATGAAAACGACCAAGCCGAAGGCTACAATTAAAACTCCTAATGAATTTCCTAACAAAGCCTCGGATGGAAGGTCAACATACGCCTGAGTTCCAGTCCTGTGGGAAAGAAAACACATGTAAGAGAGCAATTTAATAATTGTATCTTTAAGGAAAATATTACTAAAAAGTAACTCAGAAATATACTCACAGAACAAAGAACAGTTTCTCGTTGATTCCAGAAATGCATGCAGCGATGCTGAGCCACAGTATGCTGCCTCCCATCCACACATGGACAGGTTTCAGGAGTGCACGTATTGATATGGGGGAGCAGGGCAGAAGGAAGCCAGCCAAACCCACCACCCACTGAAATAACGAATGCAGGGACAgacatccacagacacagtaAACATACAGGCTGATAACCAAAGCTCAACCATGTCTCAGATtacaacaaagagaaaacacGTTATTACATGTCTAATAAAGCAATTTAGATCCTGCGTGTAAAGTTGTATACCTGCATGGCAAAAAGTGCTACAGCAGTGATTCCAATCCAACTGTGCAAAGAGTAGAGGTTGGgaatttttttatcattgtggaagccaaacacagcacacagaccCACAATTGACAGAATCAGAGCTAGGAACATCACTGTGGCATGCAGCAGCTTCCAGGGGAGTTTATTCTGACCCCAGGTCAGGGGGACACGGTACAACACAGCTCCTGCAGGGAGGAAGCAACAAGAGGAAAGACGCTACATTTCATCTGTACATTATAGTTGATGTCAACTGTGGCTCTGGAGTGCACTGAGAAAATAACCCTGATAATGTCACCAGGGTCATACATGCATTTTGGTTCCCTTGATTTTGGCTTTAGGCCTTTTTTTTGAGTCTGTGTTGAACTGGAGGTTTGGAATTTGAAAGACCTGGGTGCATTTATAGGGCAGGGGAAGTCTGATGAAAAATGCTACGGGAAATGTCAGATTTCGTGGTTTTGGAGGTTGAGTCATACTAGGGACTGAAAAGTGAGATATATAACAGCTTTATTAAAGTCCAATACTCATCACTCGAGTAGCCCATGAAGAAAATGTGAAATCGTGAATACACCAGTCTGCATTAATCTTTTGGAAGGGTTGTCAAAATGAATGCAataatggatgaatgaatgaatgactgaataattttttaacatactattcGTAAGTAATAGCTTACAAATGATCAGTATGTCATACGTTAAAAGGCTGAAAGGTTTGTCTATTAGTCACTTATACTTACAATAAAGTTTATAAGAATCccattttgtatgtattttaatgtatttcaatgaGGTAGTATCTTATCCTTAAAGTGTAAATAATCGCAAACATCTTAGAGATACAACCACCAGTGAACACAGACATTTTGTCACATACTTTCACAAATGTTCATCACACATGTGGAACATTATGACATGTTGTGTGTGCTGCGCATACAACACATTTATTATCACTGCTGCTTTCACACCATTTACTATCCAGAGGGGCTGCCCTATATGTGCACTGTTCATTGATAACTGTATTACACTTAAAAAGGGTGAGGAATGACCAAATGCATCTATCATCAAGTATTCCTTTTCCCACACATTTAGGCAGAAATGTCCTCAAAAATCTGATGCAATCGCTTAGCAGAAGTGTGAAGGGCCTACCTTGTTTTGAGTCATTGTGTTCACACAAATGCATCCAAACAGAGAGAGTACCCATCATCATTACAATTTAACATCCAGTTCATCATGTACAACGTTGAAGATACATTAGTTACTTGCTGAAAGGCaccttcttttgtttatttattttattttttctttaaatcccccaaaaataactgtgattGCAATCCCTGAGGTGTGGCACTTAACGTGCAGTCACTGTGGACTTTACCTCACATTTATGATACTGAAGTCATGCATCAAATTATATGCTAGGTCGCTTTGCAACCTGTAATGTGTAATTATCTTAATACAGTCTGACTGTCACAAGGAAAAACAGACGTGATAAACAGAAATGAAATAGTTtgatacaaaaattaaaaagcacTCACCATTGCCGTACAGCACAACTAGACCTGTTACCATCAGAACAGGGTGCCAGTTGAATTGCAGTGCCGAGCCGTCCCAGGCAAAACCCCCTCGCCACTGGCTattccacaaacacacacacaccatgcaggCCAGGCCCAGACCCAAGCACAGCAGGTAGCATATGTAGAAACTCACAATGGATCTCATTCTGGACGGAAATGTAGGCTAaaccataaaaaaggaacaaaatcagaaaaaataaagttgcaGGTGT belongs to Etheostoma spectabile isolate EspeVRDwgs_2016 chromosome 5, UIUC_Espe_1.0, whole genome shotgun sequence and includes:
- the cyb561a3a gene encoding lysosomal membrane ascorbate-dependent ferrireductase CYB561A3 isoform X2, producing MQQAGPSPPSCSSTSECFPLSHHNTAECGSETSSGPEKHEVRADNTPTFPSRMRSIVSFYICYLLCLGLGLACMVCVCLWNSQWRGGFAWDGSALQFNWHPVLMVTGLVVLYGNGAVLYRVPLTWGQNKLPWKLLHATVMFLALILSIVGLCAVFGFHNDKKIPNLYSLHSWIGITAVALFAMQWVVGLAGFLLPCSPISIRALLKPVHVWMGGSILWLSIAACISGINEKLFFVLTGTQAYVDLPSEALLGNSLGVLIVAFGLVVFMILSNHKWQRPDSSPEVLAYTPLLEEEN
- the cyb561a3a gene encoding lysosomal membrane ascorbate-dependent ferrireductase CYB561A3 isoform X1 — translated: MQQAGPSPPSCSSTSECFPLSHHNTAECGSETSSGPEKHEVRADNTLTIPTFPSRMRSIVSFYICYLLCLGLGLACMVCVCLWNSQWRGGFAWDGSALQFNWHPVLMVTGLVVLYGNGAVLYRVPLTWGQNKLPWKLLHATVMFLALILSIVGLCAVFGFHNDKKIPNLYSLHSWIGITAVALFAMQWVVGLAGFLLPCSPISIRALLKPVHVWMGGSILWLSIAACISGINEKLFFVLTGTQAYVDLPSEALLGNSLGVLIVAFGLVVFMILSNHKWQRPDSSPEVLAYTPLLEEEN
- the cyb561a3a gene encoding lysosomal membrane ascorbate-dependent ferrireductase CYB561A3 isoform X4 encodes the protein MRSIVSFYICYLLCLGLGLACMVCVCLWNSQWRGGFAWDGSALQFNWHPVLMVTGLVVLYGNGAVLYRVPLTWGQNKLPWKLLHATVMFLALILSIVGLCAVFGFHNDKKIPNLYSLHSWIGITAVALFAMQWVVGLAGFLLPCSPISIRALLKPVHVWMGGSILWLSIAACISGINEKLFFVLTGTQAYVDLPSEALLGNSLGVLIVAFGLVVFMILSNHKWQRPDSSPEVLAYTPLLEEEN
- the cyb561a3a gene encoding lysosomal membrane ascorbate-dependent ferrireductase CYB561A3 isoform X3, yielding MQQAGPSPPSCSSTSECFPLSHHNTAECGSETSSGPEKHEPTFPSRMRSIVSFYICYLLCLGLGLACMVCVCLWNSQWRGGFAWDGSALQFNWHPVLMVTGLVVLYGNGAVLYRVPLTWGQNKLPWKLLHATVMFLALILSIVGLCAVFGFHNDKKIPNLYSLHSWIGITAVALFAMQWVVGLAGFLLPCSPISIRALLKPVHVWMGGSILWLSIAACISGINEKLFFVLTGTQAYVDLPSEALLGNSLGVLIVAFGLVVFMILSNHKWQRPDSSPEVLAYTPLLEEEN